DNA from Campylobacter concisus:
ATGCACTAAATTCTCTTGAAGAGCTTGGGACAAATGTAAAAGATCAAAAGGCCTATATAAAGGCGATTAGCACGCTTGATGATAGAAATTTAAGCTTTAGCGAAAAGGTGGAAATTCTCTCGCATCTTAGCCAAAATTTTGAGCTTTTAAAGCGCATGATCTTAGCACTTTTCATAAGACACAATGAAAATTTAGAAAATTTAAAAGATTTTGCCAAATTTGAAGATGTGCTAGACCTGCTTTACAACCTAAAAACGCCTATAAATTTAAGCGATCCAAAATACAAATCACTCTTTTACGCAAAGGGCGATATAGATGAGCCATGTGAAATTTACGGCTTTGAGCTAAACGCCATAAAAAGGCTAAACGATGCTAAATTTGACGCGGCTGGGCTAAGCTTTAACTACGTTTGCAAAAACTGCAAAAACTCATTTCCTATGCACTTTTACCGCTGTCCGGTCTGCCACGAGCTAGGAAGTGTCAAAATTTTATCTCACATCACAGAAAAATCAAGTGAAGATAGTAACACTTTTTAGCGACGGCTCATGCCTTGGAAACCCTGGAGCTGGCGGCTGGGCTTACATTTTGAGATATAACGAAGCGCAAAAAAAAGAGAGTGGCGGCGAGGCATATACGACAAATAACCAAATGGAGCTAAAAGCTGCGATAATGGGGCTAAAAGCACTAAAAGAGCCCTGCGAGGTAAGGCTCTTTACCGATAGCTCATACGTGGTAAATAGCATAAACGAGTGGCTTGCAAATTGGCAAAAGAGAAATTTCAAAAATGTAAAAAATGTCGAGCTTTGGCAGGAGTATTTAGAGATTTCAAAGCCGCATAAAGTCGTAGCTAGCTGGGTTAAGGGGCATGCTGGACACCCTGAAAATGAGGAGTGCGACCAGATGGCAAGGGACGAGGCATTAAAAATAAAAGATGAGAATAAAATATGAAAAATTTAGAAGAATTTGAACGTAGTCTTGGTTATAAATTTAAAAAATCTGAGCTTTTAGAAGAGGCTCTAACGCACAAGAGCACTAAGCAGGCGTTAAATAACGAGAGGCTCGAGTTTTTGGGCGATGCGGTGATGGATCTGCTCGTGGCTGAGTATCTTTTTAAGAAATTTAGCAAGATCGCAGAGGGCGATATGAGCAAACTTCGCGCCGCACTTGTAAACGAAAAAAGCTTTGCAAATATGTCTAGGCGACTAAAAATGGGCGAGTTTTTAAGACTTAGCCAAGCCGAGGAAAATAACGGCGGCCGCGAAAAAGATAGCATTTTAAGCGACGCATTTGAGGCGGTGATGGGGGCTATCTACCTAGAGGCTGGGCTTGATAAAGTGCGAGAAATTTCGATCGCCTTGCTTGAGCTTTGCTATCCGCAGATCGACTTTGCGCACCTTGAAAAAGACTACAAAACCGCCCTTCAAGAGGTCACTCAAGCAAACCTTGGTGTCATACCAAGCTACGAGCTCATAGGCTCTTTTGGCCCTGATCACAAGAAAGAATTTGAGATAGCTCTACTACTAAATGGCAAGGAAATTTCACGTGCCGTTGGAAGCTCGAAAAAGCAAGCCCAACAGCTCGCAGCAAAGATAGCGCTAGAAAAAATCAAAAAATAGGATAAATTTTGAATACATTTGGCAAAAAACTAACCTTAACTAGCTTTGGCGAGAGCCATGGGGTGGCGATAGGCGGCGTGATAGACGGCCTACCTGCTGGGCTAAAGATCGATGCAGACTTCATCCAAAGTGAGCTTGACAAGCGTCGCCCTGGACAAAGCAGCTTCACAACGGCAAGAGATGAGGCCGATAAGATAGAAATTTTTAGCGGCGTTTTTGATGGCATGAGCACTGGAGCGCCGATAGGTTTTGCCATTTTTAACAACAACCAAAAGTCAAATGACTATGAAAATTTACGTGAAATTTTTCGCCCTGGGCATGCTGATCTTACCTATTTTAAAAAATATGGCATTAGAGATCATAGAGGTGGTGGGCGCGCGAGTGCCAGAGAGACTGCGGTAAGGGTCGCTGGCGGGGCATTTGCGCAGCTACTTTTAAATGAATTTAAGATAGAAGTTTTAAGCGGCGTGCTTGGCATCGGCAAGGTCATCAGCGAAAAAGTTGATTTTGCTTTTGCTCAAAATTCGCAAATTTACGCCCTTGGCAACGAAGAGGCAATGAAAGAGGCGGTTAGCAAGGCTAGAAGCGAGCACGATAGCGTAGGAGCTGTGGTTTTAAGCGTGGCTAAAGGCGTGCCAGCTGGTCTTGGTGAGCCACTTTATGATAGGCTAGATAGCGCTTTAGCGGCGGCCTTAATGGGTATAAACGGCGTAAAGGCCGTAGAGATCGGTGCTGGCGTAAATGTAAGCTCCATGCTTGGCTCAGCAAACAACGACGAGATGGACGAGCTTGGCTTTTTGAGCAACAACGCTGGTGGCATACTTGGAGGCATAAGCAGTGGGGCCCAGATCGTGCTAAAGAGCCATTTTAAACCAACGCCTTCGATATTTAAAGAGCAAAAAACTCTAAATTTAAAGGGCGAGGCGGTGGATTTTGAGCTAAGAGGCAGGCATGATCCTTGCATAGGCATACGTGGCAGCGTCGTAGCAACCGCGATGATAAGGCTAGTTCTTGCTGATATGCTCTTAC
Protein-coding regions in this window:
- the aroC gene encoding chorismate synthase, whose translation is MNTFGKKLTLTSFGESHGVAIGGVIDGLPAGLKIDADFIQSELDKRRPGQSSFTTARDEADKIEIFSGVFDGMSTGAPIGFAIFNNNQKSNDYENLREIFRPGHADLTYFKKYGIRDHRGGGRASARETAVRVAGGAFAQLLLNEFKIEVLSGVLGIGKVISEKVDFAFAQNSQIYALGNEEAMKEAVSKARSEHDSVGAVVLSVAKGVPAGLGEPLYDRLDSALAAALMGINGVKAVEIGAGVNVSSMLGSANNDEMDELGFLSNNAGGILGGISSGAQIVLKSHFKPTPSIFKEQKTLNLKGEAVDFELRGRHDPCIGIRGSVVATAMIRLVLADMLLLNASTKLENLKKIYG
- the rnc gene encoding ribonuclease III, whose protein sequence is MKNLEEFERSLGYKFKKSELLEEALTHKSTKQALNNERLEFLGDAVMDLLVAEYLFKKFSKIAEGDMSKLRAALVNEKSFANMSRRLKMGEFLRLSQAEENNGGREKDSILSDAFEAVMGAIYLEAGLDKVREISIALLELCYPQIDFAHLEKDYKTALQEVTQANLGVIPSYELIGSFGPDHKKEFEIALLLNGKEISRAVGSSKKQAQQLAAKIALEKIKK
- a CDS encoding tetratricopeptide repeat protein — protein: MDIFFIGHRDPIFSLIILFSIILMIAALSYAWGIFSSKDEKKRIEKFIKKFDSKDGISDEHKQMLKSPEVDIPSLSMLGQTFAKNGDFEKSIGVYLIALEKVKDKNEKEFILNELGEVYFKAGFLKKASEIFEKALELSPRNVLALRFLTMIDEKLKNYKEALYALNSLEELGTNVKDQKAYIKAISTLDDRNLSFSEKVEILSHLSQNFELLKRMILALFIRHNENLENLKDFAKFEDVLDLLYNLKTPINLSDPKYKSLFYAKGDIDEPCEIYGFELNAIKRLNDAKFDAAGLSFNYVCKNCKNSFPMHFYRCPVCHELGSVKILSHITEKSSEDSNTF
- the rnhA gene encoding ribonuclease HI; translation: MKIVTLFSDGSCLGNPGAGGWAYILRYNEAQKKESGGEAYTTNNQMELKAAIMGLKALKEPCEVRLFTDSSYVVNSINEWLANWQKRNFKNVKNVELWQEYLEISKPHKVVASWVKGHAGHPENEECDQMARDEALKIKDENKI